One Gordonia sp. SID5947 genomic region harbors:
- a CDS encoding TetR family transcriptional regulator: MNEILAQSRGRRRDPDLRRQQIIEAAAELMLEVGVGGLTHRLIADRAGVSVGSTTGHFSTLDDLRRAAITRISDDLDEVLADIEAALVSAEGGEADRDLTATLVDGLYTYLSDARVLRCDVSLATAALTDADARALALRWFDGLVAVLTPHLGGVRATAVATFIDGAAWHSVLEGRSLTRSSLSETLRTLISKDEHQP; encoded by the coding sequence GTGAACGAAATCCTGGCACAGAGTCGCGGGCGACGACGTGACCCCGACCTCCGTCGACAACAGATCATCGAAGCGGCCGCGGAGCTCATGCTCGAGGTCGGTGTCGGCGGACTGACCCACCGACTGATCGCAGATCGCGCCGGCGTCTCGGTGGGGTCGACGACAGGCCACTTCTCGACCCTCGACGACCTTCGCCGAGCCGCGATCACGCGCATCTCCGACGATCTCGACGAGGTGCTCGCCGACATCGAGGCCGCACTGGTGAGCGCCGAGGGCGGCGAGGCCGACCGCGATCTCACCGCGACGCTGGTCGACGGCTTGTACACCTATCTGTCCGACGCCCGTGTGCTCCGGTGCGACGTGTCGCTCGCGACAGCGGCACTGACCGACGCCGATGCGCGTGCGTTGGCCCTGCGATGGTTCGACGGCCTCGTCGCGGTGCTGACGCCCCACCTGGGCGGCGTGCGAGCGACCGCGGTCGCCACGTTCATCGACGGCGCAGCCTGGCATTCCGTACTGGAGGGACGTTCCCTCACCCGTTCGAGTCTTTCCGAAACCCTTCGCACCCTGATCAGCAAGGACGAACACCAGCCATGA
- a CDS encoding MFS transporter — protein MMTTTIPVTSAARRWASAIVLSASLLVITMDLTILNIAIPDLATDLEPSAGQLLWIVDAYSLVLAGLLISMSALGDRLGRKRLLITGYAIFALASAAVAVVDSAEGVIAIRAILGVGGAMIMPTTLSMMRAVFHDPVERAKALGLWAAVSGVGAGIGPIVGGFLLEHFSWHAAFIVNVPLMLVAVVAAAVILPESRVLEPGRWDVVGTVLSLAGMIALVWSIKRFAKEQTLADLLAWATLVGAVVLLVLFVVRCLRRPDPLVDMRLFRRPQFSAGIVAALGTTFALGAALLLLAQWVQVVQGASPIETGIRLLPAAVAGTVFSLVVPWLAQRLGARLVLAGGLAVAGLGMVILAIPPGDLTTTRAIVALVLVGAGIASLAVASAMIMSHTPDEKAGNAAALEETSYDLGNVLGVAILGSASAVLFKSGLAGDPSLSGLGPEVREHAQSSISSAIGVADELHIPELASAANRVFTDSLQTTGLIGGVIMFVVAAVVFVTTPKGTDISTQHH, from the coding sequence ATGATGACCACCACCATTCCGGTGACCTCGGCAGCCCGCCGGTGGGCGTCGGCCATCGTGCTCTCGGCGAGCCTTCTCGTCATCACGATGGATCTGACCATCCTGAACATCGCCATCCCGGACCTGGCGACAGACCTCGAACCGTCCGCCGGTCAGCTCCTCTGGATCGTGGACGCGTACTCCCTGGTGCTGGCGGGCTTGCTGATATCGATGAGTGCTCTCGGCGACCGACTCGGGCGCAAGCGACTGTTGATCACCGGTTACGCCATCTTCGCGCTGGCGTCGGCGGCGGTGGCAGTCGTCGACTCGGCGGAAGGCGTCATCGCCATCCGCGCGATCCTCGGCGTCGGCGGCGCGATGATCATGCCCACGACACTGTCGATGATGCGCGCGGTGTTCCACGATCCGGTGGAACGCGCGAAAGCGCTGGGGTTGTGGGCAGCGGTCTCGGGTGTGGGCGCCGGCATCGGTCCGATCGTCGGTGGATTCTTACTGGAGCACTTCTCCTGGCACGCCGCATTCATCGTCAACGTCCCGCTGATGCTCGTCGCAGTCGTTGCCGCAGCCGTGATCCTCCCGGAGTCTCGGGTGTTGGAACCCGGCCGCTGGGACGTCGTGGGTACTGTCCTCTCGCTCGCCGGGATGATCGCGCTCGTGTGGTCGATCAAACGGTTCGCGAAGGAACAGACCCTCGCCGATCTGCTCGCCTGGGCGACACTGGTGGGCGCGGTCGTCCTGCTGGTGCTGTTCGTGGTCCGCTGTCTCCGACGACCCGACCCCTTGGTCGACATGAGGCTCTTCCGGCGTCCGCAGTTCTCGGCAGGCATCGTGGCCGCGCTCGGTACAACGTTCGCACTCGGTGCGGCTCTGCTGCTTCTCGCGCAATGGGTTCAGGTGGTGCAGGGCGCGAGCCCCATCGAGACAGGCATCCGATTGCTGCCGGCGGCTGTTGCCGGCACCGTTTTCTCGCTCGTCGTCCCGTGGCTGGCGCAACGGCTCGGCGCTCGCCTGGTCCTCGCCGGTGGACTCGCGGTTGCGGGGCTGGGGATGGTGATCCTCGCCATTCCACCAGGTGACCTGACGACTACACGCGCCATCGTTGCTCTCGTCCTGGTCGGTGCCGGAATCGCATCGCTCGCCGTCGCTTCGGCGATGATCATGTCGCACACACCGGACGAGAAGGCCGGAAATGCCGCAGCTCTCGAGGAAACGTCGTACGACCTCGGAAACGTACTCGGCGTGGCAATCCTCGGCAGCGCCTCGGCGGTGCTCTTCAAATCAGGACTGGCGGGCGACCCTTCGCTGAGCGGACTCGGACCGGAGGTCCGGGAGCACGCGCAGTCATCCATCAGCAGCGCGATCGGGGTCGCCGACGAACTGCACATCCCCGAACTGGCCTCGGCGGCCAACCGGGTGTTCACCGACTCCCTGCAGACCACGGGACTGATCGGTGGTGTCATCATGTTCGTCGTCGCGGCGGTCGTGTTCGTGACCACCCCGAAAGGCACAGATATCAGTACTCAGCATCACTGA